A genomic stretch from Erigeron canadensis isolate Cc75 chromosome 9, C_canadensis_v1, whole genome shotgun sequence includes:
- the LOC122583979 gene encoding glutamate receptor 1.4-like — MVLQSRSEIILLFLIYLSFLNQDLCIHSLPSKNNGILMHDQVFIRVGVVLDMESWTAKSIHSFITMAMSDFYALNNNYRTRIVFHTRDSKGCPLEALSAVLDLLNNVKVQAILGPETYLEAKILAPIANKAKVPIFSFAGSSSMDYPYLFQIKEDESVMSKSITTLVESFKWRDVIFLYEDADCGRESLSHFLESFQDKSIRVSRRSAVQAMATDDQITQELQNIKIGLSTVIIVNLSSSLAARVLLNAERMGMVSEEYTWIVTYKTVDILQSVDNEVIESLQGVISVRPYIPASNTLLNLTARWYNECTTKYPTLASREVSVLAIWAYNTIWALAESVQRVGVRSSFVVPRFDSMLLYEISKSRFKGLSGEYRLIDGKLVSNGFKIVNIIENGERRGSTCSPKRRILQTTSDIKLKVGVLTERNFTYFIDAKYDNVENVTTATGFSVDVFNICIQALNVSYDLVPYANETYNDLVMKVHAQEIDAILGDSTILENRYQYVDFTATYTDIGVGTLARINHNDMWIFLKPLDLDLWLCTICFAILTGFVIFVIESKDQGSQRSPAEQIGATFWIILMTLFFTQSERLSSKLSKFVLFIWLLVVLILISSYTATLASLLTVEQFQIASKGGTVGFHGGSFVAGVTVSNLDFGNFKHSQYYSYDDYADALSKGGKHGGADAIIDEIPYIKMFLGRHSADYALVSSEPITSGFGFAFQKGSPMVEEMSRQIAKLRENGKLEDLEKYWFKKHSASSEDTLPKPKTLNFGRFQGLFLISGVSLALALMISMVRLLCAKLELHAIIFFVLQHKAIATLRRQSIF; from the exons ATGGTGCTCCAGAGTCGAAGCGAAATCATCCTACTGTTTCTGATATACTTGAGCTTTTTAAACCAGGATTTATGTATACACTCATTGCCATCTAAAAACAATGGCATCCTCATGCATGACCAAGTTTTTATACGAGTGGGGGTCGTTCTTGACATGGAGTCATGGACTGCAAAGTCCATTCACAGCTTCATAACTATGGCGATGTCTGATTTTTATGCACTTAATAACAATTACAGAACGAGAATCGTTTTCCACACAAGGGACTCCAAAGGTTGCCCTTTAGAAGCTTTATCAGCTG TTCTTGATCTTCTGAATAACGTAAAGGTGCAAGCAATCCTAGGCCCAGAAACATATCTTGAAGCAAAGATATTAGCCCCGATTGCTAATAAGGCTAAAGTTCCAATATTTTCCTTTGCGGGTTCTTCCTCTATGGACTATCCATACTTGTTTCAAATTAAAGAAGACGAATCAGTAATGTCCAAAAGCATTACTACCCTTGTGGAATCTTTCAAATGGAGAgatgttatatttttatatgagGATGCAGATTGTGGGCGGGAAAGCTTATCACATTTTCTTGAATCTTTCCAAGACAAAAGCATCCGAGTCAGTCGCAGAAGTGCAGTTCAAGCCATGGCCACAGATGATCAAATCACTCAAGAGTTGCAAAATATCAAGATTGGTCTCTCAACAGTCATTATTGTAAATTTGTCATCTTCATTAGCTGCCAGAGTTTTATTAAATGCGGAAAGAATGGGAATGGTAAGTGAAGAATATACTTGGATTGTAACTTATAAAACGGTTGACATATTGCAATCTGTGGATAATGAAGTTATCGAGTCATTGCAAGGAGTGATATCTGTGAGGCCATACATTCCGGCATCAAACACGTTGCTGAATTTAACGGCAAGATGGTACAATGAATGTACTACAAAGTACCCTACTTTAGCATCAAGAGAGGTGAGTGTGCTTGCTATATGGGCATACAACACAATTTGGGCACTTGCAGAGTCTGTTCAAAGGGTTGGAGTTCGGTCATCATTTGTTGTCCCACGGTTTGATTCTATGCTTCTATATGAGATTtcaaaatcaagatttaaggGTTTAAGTGGTGAGTATCGACTCATTGATGGAAAGCTAGTCTCCAATGGATTCAAAATTGTGAACATTATAGAAAATGGAGAGAGGAGAGGGTCTACATGCTCTCCAAAACGTCGGATATTACAAACGACTAGTGATATAAAACTGAAAGTTGGCGTTCTAACAGAAAGAAATTTCACGTACTTTATAGATGCAAAGTATGACAATGTGGAAAATGTTACAACTGCCACCGGATTTTCTGTAGATGTCTTCAATATATGCATCCAAGCTTTGAATGTATCCTACGATTTAGTTCCATATGCCAATGAAACTTATAACGATCTTGTAATGAAGGTTCATGCTCAG GAGATTGATGCTATCTTGGGTGATTCAACTATTCTTGAAAACAGATATCAGTATGTTGACTTCACAGCTACTTACACTGACATAGGCGTAGGAACGCTTGCAAGAATCAACCATAATGACATGTGGATCTTCTTGAAGCCACTCGACTTGGATCTTTGGCTATGCACAATTTGTTTTGCTATCCTCACTGGctttgtaatttttgttattgagtCTAAGGATCAAGGGTCCCAAAGATCACCTGCTGAGCAAATCGGAGCAACCTTTTGGATCATCCTAATGACCCTATTTTTTACTCAAA GTGAGAGGCTGTCAAGTAAACTGTCCAAGTTTGTATTGTTCATCTGGTTACTAGTTGTACTTATTCTTATCTCGAGTTACACTGCAACATTGGCTTCACTACTAACTGTTGAACAGTTCCAAATAGCATCAAAGGGTGGAACTGTGGGGTTTCATGGCGGCTCTTTTGTGGCAGGAGTGACTGTTAGCAACTTGGATTTTGGGAATTTTAAACATAGCCAATACTATTCATATGATGATTACGCAGATGCTTTATCAAAAGGTGGAAAACATGGTGGTGCTGATGCTATCATCGATGAAATTCCTTACATCAAGATGTTTCTAGGAAGGCACTCAGCTGACTACGCCCTTGTTTCGTCTGAACCAATTACTTCTGGTTTTGGCTTC GCTTTTCAAAAAGGATCACCTATGGTAGAAGAGATGTCAAGACAAATTGCCAAACTAAGAGAAAATGGAAAACTGGAAGATCTGGAGAAGTATTGGTTCAAGAAACACTCTGCATCATCTGAAGATACTCTGCCTAAACCGAAAACCTTGAACTTTGGTAGGTTTCAAGGTTTGTTTCTTATTAGTGGGGTTTCTTTGGCTTTAGCACTTATGATATCCATGGTTCGCTTACTTTGCGCAAAACTGGAGCTCCATGCCATCATATTCTTCGTCTTGCAGCATAAAGCGATAGCTACTTTGAGGCGTcaatctattttttaa